The following are encoded in a window of Dictyostelium discoideum AX4 chromosome 6 chromosome, whole genome shotgun sequence genomic DNA:
- a CDS encoding hypothetical protein (Maltose O-acetyltransferase (EC 2.3.1.79)), with amino-acid sequence MEKEKFEYSREGEKSSLTIDTGKLVQEFNSLPYEDIQGKKKIIEKLFGSVGDDVSIEHNFHCDLGFNIHVGNRFYAGYNFTVLDVAEVRIGDNCLIAPNVGIYTAGHYISPPEERHKTGYGIPITIGNNVWIGGHSVILPGVTIGDNSIIAAGSVVNKDVPKNTIVAGNPARKIKDITSKL; translated from the coding sequence atggaaaaagagaaatttgAATACTCAAGAGAGGGTGAAAAGAGTAGTTTAACAATTGATACAGGTAAATTAGTTCAGGAATTTAATTCTTTGCCATATGAAGATATTCAaggtaaaaagaaaattatagAAAAGTTATTTGGTTCAGTTGGTGACGATGTATCAATAGAACACAATTTTCATTGTGATTTAGGATTCAATATTCATGTTGGTAATAGATTCTATGCAGGTTATAATTTTACAGTATTGGATGTAGCAGAGGTTAGAATTGgtgataattgtttaattgcaCCAAATGTTGGCATTTATACAGCAGGCCACTATATATCACCACCAGAGGAAAGGCATAAAACAGGTTATGGTATACCTATAACAATTGGTAACAATGTTTGGATAGGTGGTCATTCTGTAATATTACCAGGTGTAACCATTGGCGATAACTCTATCATTGCCGCTGGTTCTGTCGTTAATAAAGATGTTCCAAAAAATACAATCGTTGCTGGGAATCCAGctagaaaaataaaagatataaCTTCAAAACTTTAA
- the pks40 gene encoding beta-ketoacyl synthase family protein: MDYKNKYQSNENCNKVAIIGIGFRFPNLKGDLTPNGLWSQLLNKYDGIVKNDRWNESFYKTGDIPTKYAGLIPFEELKSFDPLFFGINPSEVIHMCPQQRILLKCTWEALEDSGIDPIEIRDSNTSVFLGCSNFDYQNLNKNNNKIQQNIFASSSHSVSNRISYCFDLHGESMTIDTACSSSSNAIRRGYKSIIDGSSNISVVGGINILLDPNTSKSYSQLNMLGKDGKCKTFDADADGYVRSESAGIAILKNLNDAIKDGNNIYCVIDGSASNVDGNGFSDKSNFYSPSKSSQVECIRLALESTNGGVNENDIVYFEAHGTGTPTGDPIELESVSIALKTSENRSSNNPLLIGSFKPNIGHSECASGISSLIKCCLILKNQCFVPNINYNKPNPNIKFNQWNLKVVTDPIDFSTLKLSNKPISIAINNFGVTGSNCCLIVSSFKGNQTNNNNNKSKSPKQYLIPFSTNSIKSLDLYKSRIDNNVEFKEFAENQIKSKSKKLIQRSVAIASNWDEFNLKSNTINTSNDKLTSNMLVSSNKKNATMVFVFCGQGAQYSTMAKNLYDNEPIFKKSMDKIDSKLSEYYGFSILEKLRSFNENDLKGIQYSIIAQPSTCMVQISLFELYCHWGIKPSIIVGHSLGEISSSYCSGMIDLDTFCYLIYHRSMVQSKTNGLGRMLSISIGENEYNSKYSSRYPELEIACYNSPSSIVIAGKELILNEIIKELKQDGVFCTILGSPTSFHTSSQIPVKDEILKISFKSKQSTYPIFSTVTTNLYDEMNPFDTKYVYDNIINPVRFTNTISNIYKHIELNYSVNNNSNEIIFIEIAPHPTLSFYLKQMVPEDKKQSVSIFSPLSKKKSNDLFEIQKLISELYCLGYNGIGFNIQLSNLNENDNIQTSLSLPLYQWEEQEYWKLDSLYQHHLSNGPSINHLGISNSNHTPYIKSYQTHIDIQKKPFQWLKGHQIKGKYYFPGCGYIDNILKIFGDNSESTTNPNKELPDILISFIEFKTPLIFMDGVNQCLQTNIHSTGKKEYKALFHFKDEKSSSDWVQTSTANFQLFSRGQGLNEDDEESLFKYNINDLISNQCNLTKLSKQELYSHIKTKCGLNYSGDFQRVEKCYFGNNCSLSELSLSQGVNENRSTFFDSSIIDCCLHGSIGLIDENCQLVFEKLEGLTYYSSKVPTTTSQHSKIYVYSKLKPRIGDSYSASIIVMLENGTVLFEMENASFKSTTKIKDSLAMEYPTNEIYSCYLQSKDSLIPSLSSFDHIFKRKITDEYVDQIKIYESFIPKLLFSNINKRCPEITIAEIQSSEIEQLLLKYYKIKEDNDNKWLSRLFTFAFESIKQWYHNEDYDFENVLSPHNFKIFSKSTKIISKLLFPLENDNDEDSPQSLFEGGLLDKFYSSGFSAQNELVGEIIQESIKPILNEKLVFRILEFGGGVGSLSLLVLEKINSLLIQYPNYQIDIEYTWSDISPSFITEAKAKFEKFNDRVNIIYKALNLEQPLIGEKQGLKPQYFDYIIMFNVLHVIKDVKYGVEQIYQLLVPNGHLLFIEPIYKSIVGDGIFGVFDQWWSFQDTEIRKDRCCMNQQTWYKLLKSVNFNDDIKMTPELTCFVIQAQKPSISNLSFSKSETTNYNNIIVFGNKDDSNLSNNFIKSIDNGNLQFISTIEEFNKMTKYISNESIIYFIKSIDELSVDNFVNITHEYTQINQKLMELNSKCKHVLITNDSTTTNYLSSSLIGAARYYHECPLELFILNFDTPSIIENQNLFKTIEPLINSSINIQREFIINNHKVYYERIKNETKLKSIFKNSSSFESLEQVDNFMISLTPNLEYKVKVKPTSILKENEVEIKVMSTGLNYKDYLIYAGLVESVEPIFGIEFSGIITNIGSGNKEFKVGDSVYGTGKSTTSSHIITDIDVISHKPSNISHSEASSIPVVYLTSYHSLYNIGALKNNETILIHSATGGVGLSTLEILKWKGHSGLIFVTVGSNEKEEYLRENYGDMISGIYSTRNKNFVKQIKSKISKLNPFGKSGVDFILNTLSSSDYMDSNFKCLNMSGRIVDLSITHLNSNEFTDNKKFKYNYGYHNIELQYVDKKIIKSTLSIISNAVSSNDLQLIPITEYSIENVKDSIEFINERVHMGKIVVDHENQDSIINELIEKQKSIDKFDQSIFKQNYKLEPSLLGKNILITGQSGIVLEILKWILRNSENNSIDNIIILSKSSIKWEMELLINKTKLLNSNSINSMGNYLNKIKFHFKSVDISDSGLTDKGIHELLIENPDINNIDSIFHFAYTQATCNSDEVDLHHLTQSHSAKSMGAINLHNQSIKRNWKIINFIMSSSITSKTSSANQCGYISSNNVLDALSKYRISIGLPTICTNYGLIQSTGFVSRNESVAALLSGEGLLPISTNLILGTLDLQLQNQAQSSNLILSNFNFTSLNGLPQKSLISKFDYQININEENEKSKSLLKDDNVELTVDQLITFKISELLSTDILKLNKDIILVDYGVDSLVIIQLKNWVDKEFSIPNALTIQQVQNSTINSFIQLVKNSIDKKNKK; this comes from the exons AtggattataaaaataaatatcaaagtaatgaaaattgtaataaagtTGCAATAATCGGAATAGGTTTTAgatttccaaatttaaaaggtGATTTAACACCCAATGGATTATGGagtcaattattaaataagtATGATGGAATTGTTAAAAATGATAGATGGAATGAAAGTTTTTATAAAACAGGTGATATTCCAACAAAATATGCTGGATTAATACCATTTGAAGAattgaaatcatttgatccattattttttggaattaatCCATCGGAAGTTATTCACATGTGCCCACAAcaaagaattttattaaaatgtaCTTGGGAAGCATTAGAAGACTCTGGAATTGATCCAATTGAAATTCGTGATTCCAATACTTCGGTTTTCCTTGGTTGCAGTAATTTtgattatcaaaatttaaataaaaataataataaaattcaacaaaacaTTTTCGCTTCATCTTCTCATTCTGTATCAAATCGTATCTCttattgttttgatttaCATGGTGAATCAATGACAATTGATACTGCatgttcatcatcatcaaatgcaATCAGAAGAGgttataaatcaattattgatgGTTCAAGTAATATTTCTGTTGTTGGtggtattaatattttattag aTCCAAACACATCAAAATCATATTCACAATTAAATATGTTAGGTAAAGATGGAAAATGTAAAACATTTGATGCTGATGCAGATGGTTATGTTAGATCAGAGTCTGCAGGTATTGCAattttgaagaatttaaatgatgCAATCAAAGATGGTAACAATATTTATTGTGTAATTGATGGTTCAGCATCAAATGTCGATGGTAATGGATTTTcagataaatcaaatttttattcACCTTCAAAATCATCACAAGTTGAATGTATTCGTTTGGCATTGGAATCTACAAATGGGGGAGtcaatgaaaatgatatcgTTTATTTTGAAGCTCATGGCACTGGTACACCAACTGGTGATCCAATTGAATTGGAAAGTGTTTCAATAGCTTTGAAAACCAGTGAAAATCGTTCATCCAATAatccattattaattggttcaTTTAAACCAAATATTGGCCATAGCGAATGTGCATCCGGtatatcatcattaattaaatgttgtttaattttaaaaaatcaatgttTTGTtccaaatataaattataataaaccaaatccaaatattaaatttaatcaatGGAATTTAAAGGTTGTGACAGACCCAATAGATTTTTCtactttaaaattatcaaataaaccaatttcaattgcCATTAATAATTTCGGTGTTACTGGTTCAAATTGTTGTTTAATTGTATCAAGTTTCAAAGGAAAtcaaactaataataataataataaatcaaaatcaccaaaacaatatttaatcccattttcaacaaattcaattaaatcattagatttatataaatcaagaattgataataatgttgaatttaaagaatttgcagaaaatcaaataaaatcaaaatctaaaaaattaattcaacgtTCAGTTGCCATTGCAAGTAATTGggatgaatttaatttaaaatcaaacacTATCAATacatcaaatgataaattaacaTCAAATATGTTAGtatcatcaaataaaaagaatgcaACAATGGTATTTGTATTCTGTGGTCAAGGAGCTCAATATTCAACAATGGCAAAGAATTTATATGATAATGAaccaattttcaaaaaatcaatggacaaaattgattcaaaattAAGTGAATATTAtggattttcaattttagaaaaattaagatcatttaatgaaaatgatttaaaaggTATTCAATATTCAATAATTGCACAACCATCAACTTGTATGGtacaaatttcattatttgaattatactGTCATTGGGGTATTAAACCATCAATTATCGTCGGTCATAGTTTAGGtgaaatttcatcatcatattGTTCTGGTATGATTGATTTAGATACtttttgttatttaatttatcacaGATCAATGGTACaatcaaaaacaaatggTCTCGGTAGAAtgttatcaatttcaattggcgagaatgaatataattcaaaatacTCTTCAAGATATCCAGAATTAGAAATTGCATGTTACaattcaccatcatcaattgtTATTGCTGGTAAAGAATTAATCttgaatgaaattattaaagaattaaaacaagATGGTGTATTTTGTACAATATTAGGTTCTCCTACTTCATTCCATACCTCAAGTCAAATACCCGTAaaagatgaaattttaaaaatttcattcaaatcaaaacaatcaaCCTATCCAATTTTCTCAACAGTTACAACAAATTTATATGATGAAATGAATCCATTTGATACCAAATATGTTTATGATAATATCATTAATCCTGTAAGATTTACAaatacaatttcaaatatttataaacatattgaattaaattattcagttaataataatagtaatgaaattatatttattgaaattgcACCACATCCAactttatcattttatttaaaacaaatggtACCAGAggataaaaaacaatcagtTTCAATCTTTTCACCACtttcaaaaaagaaatcaaatgatttatttgaaattcaaaaattaatttcagaaTTATATTGTTTGGGTTATAATGGTATCGGATTTAATATTCAATTATCTAAcctaaatgaaaatgataatattcaAACTTCATTAAGTTTACCATTATATCAATGGGAAGAACAAGAATATTGGAAACTTGATAGTCTCTATCAACATCATCTTTCAAATGGTCCATCAATCAATCATCTTggtatttcaaattcaaatcatACACCATATATTAAATCATATCAAACTCATATTGATATTCAAAAGAAACCATTCCAATGGTTAAAAGGACATCAAATTAAAGGAAAGTATTATTTCCCAGGTTGTGGTTacattgataatattttaaaaatatttggtgataatagtgaatcaacaacaaaccCAAATAAAGAGTTACCAGATATATTAATTagttttattgaatttaaaactcCATTGATTTTTATGGATGGTGTCAATCAATGTTTACAAACCAACATTCATTCAACTggtaaaaaagaatataaagcATTATTCCAttttaaagatgaaaaatCATCAAGCGATTGGGTACAAACATCAACTGCAAATTTCCAATTATTTTCAAGAGGCCAAGGTttaaatgaagatgatgaagaatcactatttaaatataatataaatgatttaatttcaaatcaatgTAACCttacaaaattatcaaaacaagAATTATATTCtcatattaaaacaaaatgtGGTTTAAATTATTCTGGTGATTTCCAAAGAGTTGAGAAATGttattttggaaataattGTTCATTATCTGAATTATCACTAAGCCAAGGTGTTAATGAAAATAGATCAACCTTTTTTGATTCATCAattattgattgttgtttacatggttcaattggtttaattgATGAGAATTGTCAATTGGTATTTGAAAAACTTGAAGGATTAACCTATTATTCATCAAAAGTTCCAACAACCACAAGTCAACATTCTAAAATATATgtttattcaaaattaaaaccaagAATTGGTGATTCATATTCTGCATCAATTATTGTAATGTTAGAAAATGGTActgttttatttgaaatggaAAACgcatcatttaaatcaactacaaaaattaaagattcatTGGCAATGGAATATCcaacaaatgaaatttattcaTGCTATCTTCAATCAAAAGATTCATTAATTCCATCACTATCATCATTTGATcatattttcaaaagaaaaataacTGATGAATATGTTGaccaaattaaaatttatgaaTCATTTattccaaaattattattttcaaatatcaATAAAAGATGTCCAGAAATTACAATTGCTGAAATTCAATCAAGTGAAattgaacaattattattaaaatattataaaattaaagaagataatgataataaatggCTTTCAagattatttacatttgcaTTTGAATCAATAAAACAATGGTACCATAATGAAGattatgattttgaaaatgttttaaGTCCTCATAATTTTAAGATATTCTCAAAGTCAACAAAGATAATTTCAAAGTTATTATTCCCattagaaaatgataatgatgaagattcACCACAATCATTATTCGAAGGCGGTTTATTAGATAAATTCTATTCAAGTGGTTTTTCTGCTCAAAATGAATTGGTGGGTGAAATCATTCAAGAATCCATCAAAccaatattaaatgaaaaattagtatttaGAATATTAGAATTTGGAGGTGGTGTTggatcattatcattattagtacttgaaaaaatcaattcattattaattcaatatccaaattatcaaattgatATTGAATATACATGGTCAGATATATCACCATCTTTTATTACCGAAGCAAAAGCtaaatttgaaaagtttAATGATAGagttaatataatttataaagcATTAAATTTAGAACAACCATTGATTGGTGAAAAACAAGGATTGAAACCACAATACTttgattatataattatgTTTAATGTATTACATGTCATTAAAGATGTTAAATATGGTGTTGaacaaatttatcaattattagtACCAAATGGtcatttattattcattgaaccaatttataaatcaattgtAGGTGATGGTATTTTTGGTGTTTTTGATCAATGGTGGTCTTTCCAAGATACTGAAATTAGAAAAGATAGATGTTGTATGAATCAACAAACTTGGTATAAGTTATTAAAATCagtaaattttaatgatgatattaaaatgaCACCAGAATTAACATGTTTTGTAATTCAAGCACAAAAaccatcaatttcaaatctttcattttcaaaatctgaaaccacaaattataataatattattgtttttggcAATAAAGATGATTCAAacttatcaaataattttataaaatcaattgataatggaaatttacaatttatatcaacaattgaagagtttaataaaatgacaaaatatatttcaaatgaatcaattatttacttcattaaatcaattgatgaattatcTGTTGATAATTTCGTAAACATTACACATGAATATACtcaaatcaatcaaaaattaatggaATTGAATAGTAAATGTAAGCATGTTTTAATTACAAATGATTCGACAACAACCAATTATTTAAGTTCATCATTAATTGGTGCTGCAAGATATTATCATGAATGTCCTTTAGAGttgtttatattaaatttcgATACCCcatcaattattgaaaatcaaaatttatttaaaacaattgaaccattaattaattcatcaattaatataCAAAGAGagtttataattaataatcataagGTTTATTatgaaagaattaaaaatgaaacaaaattaaaatcaattttcaaGAACTCAAGTTCATTTGAATCATTAGAACAAGTTGATAACTTTATGATATCATTAACACCAAATTTAGAATATAAAGTAAAAGTAAAACCAAcatcaatattaaaagaaaatgaagttGAAATTAAAGTAATGTCAACaggtttaaattataaagattatttaatatatgcAGGTTTAGTAGAGAGTGTTGAACCAATTTTCGGTATAGAGTTTTCTGGAATAATTACTAATATCGGAAGTggaaataaagaatttaaagttGGTGATAGTGTTTATGGTACTGGAAAAAGTACAACATCATCTCATATTATTACAGATATTGATGTAATAAGTCATAAACCATCAAACATATCTCATTCAGAAGCATCATCAATTCCAGTTGTTTATTTAACTTCATATCATTCACTTTATAATATTGGtgcattaaaaaataatgaaacaatattaattcattctGCAACtggtggtgttggtttaTCAACtttagaaatattaaaatggaAAGGCCATTCtggtttaatttttgtaaCTGTTGgttcaaatgaaaaagaagagtATTTAAGAGAAAATTATGGTGATATGATTTCAGGTATATATTCaacaagaaataaaaatttcgttaaacaaattaaatcaaaaattagtaaattaaATCCATTTGGTAAAAGTGGTGTTGACTTTATATTGAATACATTATCATCAAGTGATTATATGGattcaaatttcaaatgtttAAATATGAGTGGTagaattgttgatttatcaattactcatttaaattcaaatgaatttaCTGATAataagaaatttaaatataattatggTTAtcataatattgaattacaATATGTTGAtaagaaaattataaaatcaacattatcaataatttcaaatgcagtttcatcaaatgatttacAATTAATCCCAATTACTGAgtattcaattgaaaatgttaaagactcaattgaatttataaatgaaagAGTTCATATGGGTAAAATTGTTGTCGATCATGAAAATCAagattcaataattaatgaattaattgaaaaacaaaaatcaattgataaatttgatcaatcaatttttaaacaaaattataAACTTGAACCATCATTATTAGGTAAAAACATATTAATAACAGGTCAATCAGGTATAgttttagaaattttaaaatggatATTAAGAAATTctgaaaataattcaattgacaatataatcattttatcaaaatcatcaattaaatggGAAatggaattattaattaacaaGACAAAGTTactaaattcaaattcaattaatagtatgggtaattatttaaataaaattaaattccatTTCAAGAGTGTTGATATTAGTGATTCTGGATTAACAGATAAGGGAATtcatgaattattaattgaaaatccagatattaataatatcgaTTCAATATTCCATTTCGCATACACTCAAGCCACTTGTAATTCTGATGAAGTTGATTTACATCATTTAACACAATCTCATAGTGCAAAATCAATGGGTGCAATTAATTTAcataatcaatcaattaaaagaaattggaaaataatcaattttataatgTCATCAAGTATAACAAGTAAAACAAGTTCTGCAAATCAATGTGGTTACATCTCATCTAATAATGTTTTAGATGCTTTATCAAAATATAgaatttcaattggtttacCAACAATTTGTACAAATTATGGTTTAATTCAATCAACAGGTTTCGTTTCAAGAAATGAAAGTGTTGCAGCATTATTAAGTGGTGAAGGTCTTTTACCAATATCaaccaatttaattttaggtACATTGGatttacaattacaaaatcaagcacaatcatcaaatttaattttatcaaatttcaatttcacctCGTTGAATGGATTACCtcaaaaatcattaatatctaaatttgattaccaaattaatataaatgaagaaaatgaaaaatcaaaatcattattaaaagatgacAATGTTGAATTAACTGTTGACCAATTAataacatttaaaatttcagaGTTATTATCAactgatattttaaaacttaaTAAAGATATCATTTTAGTTGATTATGGTGTAGATTCTTTAGTTATcattcaattaaagaattggGTAGATAAAGAATTTTCAATTCCAAATGCATTAACAATTCAACAAGTCCAAAATAGTACAATCAATTCATTTATTCAACTTGTTAAAAATtctattgataaaaaaaataaaaaataa